The following proteins are co-located in the Longimicrobiales bacterium genome:
- the nrfD gene encoding NrfD/PsrC family molybdoenzyme membrane anchor subunit codes for MATVIRSETHPDVSGYGEVNRDVMKLLGKPGRSYYILLGIVLVVLAIGAAAWFVQIVLGIGMSGLINPVGWGAYITTFVFWVGIAHSGTLISAVLFLFRARWRQSIYRAAEAMTVFAVLTAGLFPIIHLGRPWIFYYLLPYPNQRGIWPNFRSPLLWDVFAVSTYLTVSATFFVLGMIPDIAAARDATTVPWRKKLYTVMSFGWRGTANEWRHFSKAYLYLAALATPLVLSVHSVVSWDFAMSIVPGWHTTIFAPYFVAGAIFSGLAMVITIIIPIRKIFNLEAYFTPRHFDAMAKMVLVTGMVVFYAYLTEFFMAWYSFETPERAIFIDRLTGDYWWATWIMLTCNGIIPMLLWSRKVRTNIPALFTITIFVNIGMWFERFVIIVTSLAHEFEPWQWRNYQPSWVEMAIVAGSFAWFAMWFLLFLRVLPAVSIA; via the coding sequence ATGGCGACTGTAATCCGCTCGGAGACGCACCCGGACGTTAGCGGGTACGGCGAAGTAAACCGGGACGTAATGAAGCTGCTCGGCAAGCCGGGCCGCTCGTACTACATCCTGCTCGGCATCGTGCTGGTGGTGCTGGCGATCGGTGCCGCGGCCTGGTTCGTCCAGATCGTGCTCGGCATCGGTATGTCCGGCCTCATCAACCCGGTCGGATGGGGCGCCTACATCACGACGTTCGTGTTCTGGGTCGGTATCGCGCACTCGGGCACGCTCATCTCGGCCGTGCTCTTCCTGTTCCGCGCGCGCTGGCGACAGTCGATCTATCGCGCTGCCGAGGCAATGACAGTCTTCGCCGTGCTGACCGCCGGCCTGTTCCCGATCATCCACCTCGGCCGGCCGTGGATCTTCTACTACCTGCTGCCCTACCCGAACCAGCGTGGCATCTGGCCCAACTTCAGGTCGCCACTGCTGTGGGACGTATTCGCGGTGTCGACGTACCTGACCGTGTCGGCGACGTTCTTCGTTCTCGGCATGATCCCGGACATTGCGGCCGCGCGTGATGCCACGACGGTGCCCTGGCGCAAGAAGCTGTACACGGTGATGTCGTTCGGCTGGCGCGGCACGGCCAACGAGTGGCGCCACTTCAGCAAGGCCTACCTCTACCTGGCCGCGCTCGCGACGCCGCTCGTGCTCTCCGTGCATTCCGTCGTGTCCTGGGACTTCGCCATGTCGATCGTGCCCGGCTGGCACACGACGATCTTCGCCCCGTACTTCGTCGCCGGCGCCATTTTCTCCGGCCTCGCGATGGTGATCACGATCATCATCCCGATCCGGAAGATCTTCAACCTCGAGGCGTACTTCACGCCGCGCCACTTCGACGCAATGGCGAAGATGGTGCTCGTGACGGGGATGGTGGTGTTCTACGCCTACCTGACCGAGTTCTTCATGGCGTGGTACAGCTTCGAGACGCCGGAGCGCGCGATCTTCATCGACCGCCTGACGGGCGATTACTGGTGGGCGACGTGGATCATGCTGACGTGCAACGGCATCATCCCGATGCTGCTGTGGTCACGGAAGGTGCGCACGAACATACCGGCGCTGTTCACGATCACGATTTTCGTGAACATCGGCATGTGGTTCGAGCGCTTCGTGATCATCGTCACGTCGCTGGCGCACGAGTTCGAGCCGTGGCAGTGGCGTAACTACCAGCCGAGCTGGGTCGAGATGGCGATCGTCGCAGGCAGCTTCGCATGGTTCGCCATGTGGTTCCTGCTGTTCCTGCGCGTGCTGCCCGCGGTGTCGATCGCGGA